The Sciurus carolinensis chromosome 18, mSciCar1.2, whole genome shotgun sequence genome contains a region encoding:
- the Ccz1 gene encoding vacuolar fusion protein CCZ1 homolog — protein MAAAAAGAGSGAWAAQEKQFPPALLSFFIYNPRFGPREGEEENKILFYHPNEVEKNEKIRNVGLCEAIVQFTRTFSPSKPAKSLHTQKNRQFFNEPEENFWMVMVVRNPIIEKQSKDGKPIVEYQEEELLDKVYSSVLQQCYSMYKLFNGTFLKAMEDGGVKLLKERLEKFFHRYLQTLHLQSCDLLDIFGGISFFPLDKMTYLKIQSFINRMEESLNIVKYTAFLYNDQLIWSGLEQDDMRILYKYLTTSLFPRHIEPELAGRDSPIRAEMPGNLQHYGRFLTGPLNLNDPEAKCRFPKIFVNTDDTYEELHLIVYKAMSAAVCFMIDASIQLTLEFCRRLDSIVGPQLTVLASDICEQFNINKRISGSEKEPQFKFIYFNHMNLAEKSTIHMRKTPSVSLTSVHPDLMKILGDINSDFTRADEDEEIIVKAMSDYWVVGKKSDQRELYVILNQKNANLIEVNEEVKKLCATQFNNIFFLD, from the exons ATGGCAGCCGCGGCGGCCGGGGCTGGGAGCGGGGCTTGGGCGGCCCAAGAGAAGCAATTCCCGCCGGCGCTGCTGAGTTTCTTCATCTACAATCCGCGCTTCGGGCCGCGCGAGGGCGAG gaggaaaataaaattttgttttatcatccaaatgaagtagaaaagaatgaaaaaattagaaatgttggGTTATGCGAAGCTATTGTACAGTTTACAAG gaCGTTTAGTCCATCAAAACCTGCAAAATCTTTACATACACAGAAGAATAGACAGTTCTTCAATGAACCAGAAGAAAATTTCTGGATGGTCATG GTTGTTCGGAATCCAATAATTGAAAAGCAAAGTAAAGATGGAAAACCAATTGTTGAATACCAAGAGGAGGAACTGTTG GACAAGGTCTATAGTTCAGTGCTTCAACAGTGCTATAGCATGTACAAG CTTTTTAATGGGACATTTTTGAAAGCCATGGAAGATGGAGGTGTCAAGCTCCTGAAAGAAAGATTAGAGAAATTCTTTCATCGG TATTTGCAAACGCTACATTTACAGTCGTGTGATCTACTTGACATTTTTGGTGGAATCAGCTTCTTCCCATTGGATAAAATGACTTATTTGAAAATTCAGTCCTTTATTAACAGAATGGAAGAAAGCCTGAACATAGTCAAATACACTGCATTTCTCTACAATGATCAGCTCATCTG GAGTGGATTAGAGCAAGATGACATGAGAATTTTATACAAATACCTCACCACCTCTCTGTTTCCCAGGCACATCGAACCTGAG TTGGCAGGAAGGGATTCTCCAATAAGAGCAGAAATGCCAGGAAATCTCCAACACTATGGAAG ATTTCTTACTGGACCCTTGAACCTTAATGATCCAGAAGCAAAATGCAGATTCCCCAAAATTTTTGTAAATACAGATGACACTTATGAAGAGCTCCATTTAATTGTTTATAAG GCCATGAGTGCAGCTGTTTGCTTTATGATTGATG cATCCATACAACTGACATTGGAGTTTTGCCGAAGACTGGACAGCATTGTTGGGCCCCAGCTTACAGTGCTGGCATCTGACATTTGTGAGCAGTTTAACATCAACAAAAGAATATCTGG GTCTGAAAAAGAACCACAGTTTAAGTTTATCTACTTCAACCATATGAATTTAGCAGAGAAAAGTACAATTCACATGAGGAAAACGCCCAGTGTGTCACTTACATCGGTTCATCCAGATTTGATGAAGATTCTAGGTGACATCAACAGTGATTTTACTAG AGCGGATGAAGATGAGGAAATCATCGTGAAAGCCATGAGTGATTATTGGGTTGTTGGGAAAAAGTCTGATCAGCGGGAGCTGTATGTCATTTTGAATCAAAAAAATGCAAACCTGATTGAAGTCAATG aagaGGTGAAGAAACTTTGTGCCACACAGTTCAATAACATCTTCTTCTTGGATTGA
- the Ocm2 gene encoding putative oncomodulin-2, with the protein MSITDVLSADDIAAALQECQDPDTFEPQKFFQTSGLSKMSASQVKDVFRFIDNDQSGYLDEEELKFFLQKFESGARELTESETKSLMAAADNDGDGKIGADEFQEMVHS; encoded by the exons ATGAGCATCACAGATGTGCTCAGTGCTGATGACATCGCGGCTGCCCTGCAGGAATGCCAAG ACCCAGATACTTTTGAACCCCAAAAATTCTTCCAGACATCGGGCCTCTCCAAGATGTCAGCCAGTCAGGTGAAGGACGTTTTTCGATTCATAGACAATGACCAGAGTGGATATCTGGATGAAGAAGAGCTTAA GTTTTTCCTCCAGAAGTTTGAGAGTGGTGCTAGAGAACTGACCGAGTCAGAAACCAAGTCCTTGATGGCTGCTGCAGATAATGATGGAGATGGAAAAATCGGGGCTGATG AATTCCAGGAGATGGTGCATTCTTAA